A window of Panicum virgatum strain AP13 chromosome 8K, P.virgatum_v5, whole genome shotgun sequence contains these coding sequences:
- the LOC120643756 gene encoding uncharacterized protein LOC120643756 isoform X3 yields the protein MTSTPSSSQVPGSQASAAVAAATDTTEENVVHISDGEEQAAGPGKKRKQYSKVWNDFTQVCVDGKWKAKCKHCGKNLSAVSRNDDGDRANSFWSCLEDIQEEMKADSCITSADSD from the exons ATGACTAGTACACCTAGTAGCTCCCAAGTTCCAGGCTCCCAAGCATCAGCTGCTGTAGCAGCTGCAACTGATACAACAGAAGAAAATGTTGTGCACATTTCAGATGGAGAGGAACAAGCTGCTGGTCCTGGTAAAAAGAGGAAGCAATATTCTAAAGTGTGGAATGACTTCACCCAAGTGTGTGTTGATGGAAAATGGAAGGCCAAATGCAAGCATTGTGGCAAGAATCTTTCAGCCGTCTCAAGGAATG ATGATGGTGATAGGGCCAATAGCTTCTGGTCATGCCTTGAAGACATTCAAGAAGAAATGAAGGCAGATTCTTGCATCACTAGTGCTGATTCCGACTGA
- the LOC120643756 gene encoding zinc finger BED domain-containing protein RICESLEEPER 1-like isoform X2 → MEGQMQALWQESFSRLKEWFMYVPCPHTAEAICDALHKCLQSWDIDRRVSTVTLDNCSTNDSMIGLMETRLSATNMLLRGKWLHMRCCAHILNLIVKDGMEVIASAVSNIRDSIAYWVATPKS, encoded by the exons ATGGAAGGCCAAATGCAAGCATTGTGGCAAGAATCTTTCAGCCGTCTCAAGGAATG GTTTATGTATGTGCCATGCCCCCATACTGCAGAAGCTATTTGTGATGCATTGCACAAGTGCCTCCAAAGCTGGGATATTGATCGGAGGGTATCAACTGTCACTCTTGACAATTGCAGCACCAATGATAGCATGATTGGGTTAATGGAGACAAGGCTTAGTGCAACTAATATGCTTTTGAGAGGAAAATGGCTGCATATGCGGTGCTGTGCACACATTCTGAACCTCATCGTCAAAGATGGCATGGAAGTCATTGCAAGTGCAGTTTCAAACATTCGAGACAGTATTGCTTACTGGGTTGCTACACCAAAGAG TTGA
- the LOC120643756 gene encoding uncharacterized protein LOC120643756 isoform X1, whose protein sequence is MTSTPSSSQVPGSQASAAVAAATDTTEENVVHISDGEEQAAGPGKKRKQYSKVWNDFTQVCVDGKWKAKCKHCGKNLSAVSRNGLCMCHAPILQKLFVMHCTSASKAGILIGGYQLSLLTIAAPMIA, encoded by the exons ATGACTAGTACACCTAGTAGCTCCCAAGTTCCAGGCTCCCAAGCATCAGCTGCTGTAGCAGCTGCAACTGATACAACAGAAGAAAATGTTGTGCACATTTCAGATGGAGAGGAACAAGCTGCTGGTCCTGGTAAAAAGAGGAAGCAATATTCTAAAGTGTGGAATGACTTCACCCAAGTGTGTGTTGATGGAAAATGGAAGGCCAAATGCAAGCATTGTGGCAAGAATCTTTCAGCCGTCTCAAGGAATG GTTTATGTATGTGCCATGCCCCCATACTGCAGAAGCTATTTGTGATGCATTGCACAAGTGCCTCCAAAGCTGGGATATTGATCGGAGGGTATCAACTGTCACTCTTGACAATTGCAGCACCAATGATAGCATGA
- the LOC120645368 gene encoding polyubiquitin-B-like, with product MEIFVKMLTGKTIVVEVESSDTIEKVKAKIEEKDGIPPDMQRLIFHSNELKDEHTVGCYGIKDKSSVHLVLRHGGNCDMFVYVKVLAGGDAITLEVEPSDTVGDVREKVRSHQRLLFAGTRLEDGRRIGDYRFQYERSTPTLHLDFGVQMQVHVRTATGKTITMDVEPSDTVRNVKAKIHDRQRIIFEGKPLHGCVSLANHNVHKESTLHLDLSPRYHGGGGGGSRMQVFVKALSGKTIKLKVKPSYTIGEVKAMVQNQQRLFFGGNQQLQDGRTLADYDVQRESTLLLDLGMRVSVSSFTGPQTITLVVAPDDTADDVKERIRGPQTLVFDGRELEDGQTLAEAHVKRDSTLHLTSACTVAVQILVKSSYIKIIRAPRGAELRMKL from the coding sequence ATGGAGATCTTTGTGAAGATGCTCACCGGCAAAACCATCGTTGTGGAGGTGGAGTCCTCTGACACAATTGAGAAGGTCAAGGCAAAGATCGAGGAGAAGGATGGCATCCCCCCAGACATGCAGAGGCTCATCTTTCATTCAAATGAGCTCAAGGATGAGCACACGGTGGGCTGTTACGGTATCAAGGACAAGTCCAGCGTGCATCTTGTTCTGCGTCATGGTGGCAACTGCGACATGTTCGTGTACGTGaaggtgctcgccggcggcgatgccATCACCCTGGAGGTGGAGCCGTCGGACACGGTCGGCGACGTGAGGGAGAAGGTCCGCAGCCACCAGAGGCTTCTCTTCGCCGGCACGCGTCTCGAGGATGGACGGAGAATCGGAGACTACAGATTCCAGTATGAGCGCAGCACCCCCACCCTGCACCTGGACTTTGGCGTCCAGATGCAGGTCCACGTGAGGACCGCTACCGGCAAGACCATCACCATGGATGTGGAGCCATCCGACACGGTCCGCAACGTGAAGGCCAAGATCCATGACCGGCAGAGGATCATCTTTGAAGGCAAGCCGCTACACGGCTGCGTCAGCCTCGCCAATCACAACGTCCACAAGGAGTCCACCCTGCACCTCGACCTCTCCCCGAGGtatcatggcggcggcggcggcggcagcaggatGCAGGTCTTCGTGAAGGCGCTCTCCGGCAAGACGATCAAGCTCAAGGTGAAGCCATCTTACACGATCGGCGAAGTGAAGGCGATGGTTCAGAACCAGCAGAGGCTCTTCTTCGGTGGCAACCAGCAGCTTCAGGACGGGCGGACGCTCGCCGACTACGATGTTCAGAGGGAGTCCACCCTGCTGCTTGATCTTGGCATGCGCGTTTCCGTGAGCAGCTTCACTGGCCCGCAGACCATCACGCTGGTGGTGGCGCCAGATGACACGGCTGATGATGTGAAGGAGAGGATTCGGGGCCCGCAGACTCTCGTCTTCGACGGCAGAGAGCTTGAGGATGGGCAGACACTTGCTGAGGCCCATGTCAAGAGAGATTCCACGCTGCACCTGACCTCTGCCTGCACGGTGGCAGTGCAGATCTTGGTGAAGTCGTCGTACATCAAGATCATCCGGGCACCTCGAGGCGCAGAATTAAGGATGAAGCTGTAG
- the LOC120645369 gene encoding BTB/POZ domain-containing protein At1g01640-like: protein YPPPTSGLGLHYRRPINQAQLTSSTACPRLVFPFLQAARSEVFRHVLSGDERFKVPAGDSISLPELSHNELSHLLAFFYTGALEEGDGGVVPEQEERRRRHYYALLVAADKYDVPFLRRACEARLAAGVEPRNALRTLEVEELSSSAALMERAMGTVLEHAEEVVFSAEYGEFAARNAGLCFEITRALLANKMSRTTTNCTELESS, encoded by the coding sequence TACCCACCGCCAACAAGTGGGCTGGGCCTCCACTACCGCAGACCAATAAACCAAGCCCAGCTCACGAGCTCCACCGCGTGTCCGCGTCTCGTGTTTCCTTTCCTGCAGGCCGCGCGGTCGGAGGTGTTCCGGCACGTGCTGTCCGGCGACGAGCGCTTCAAGGTCCCCGCCGGCGACTCCATCTCCCTCCCGGAGCTCTCCCACAACGAGCTATCCCACCTCCTCGCCTTCTTCTACACCGGCGCGCTCGAAGAAGGCGATGGCGGGGTTGTCCCCGagcaggaggagcggcggcggcggcactactACGCGCTGCTGGTGGCGGCGGACAAGTACGACGTGCCGTTCCTGCGGCGGGCGTGCGAGGCGCGGCTGGCGGCGGGCGTGGAGCCCCGGAACGCGCTGCGGACgctggaggtggaggagctgaGCTCCAGCGCCGCGCTCATGGAGCGCGCCATGGGCACGGTGCTGGAGCACGCGGAGGAGGTGGTGTTCTCCGCAGAGTACGGCGAGTTCGCCGCCAGGAACGCCGGGCTGTGCTTCGAGATCACCCGGGCGCTGCTGGCCAACAAGATGTCGAGGACGACGACTAACTGCACAGAGCTTGAAAGCAGCTAA
- the LOC120643755 gene encoding uncharacterized protein LOC120643755 isoform X2 — protein MPPLVGSPPPTRPNGRRRTPSATARVKDTSSPDSCLPSQDLRRPLAPRPPPHPVLAVASRPSPRHGKELAPAGALASPLALGGLGSIARTISSCLRPPWHAAGAAPACSRLLIGVAWGHTPARTWPPAASLAGRGRHPRYTAAFHSDIPVLWCMFGEEEIQEGLNLEAEFLL, from the exons ATGCCTCCCCTCGTAGGATCTCCGCCGCCCACTCGCCccaacggccgccgccgcaccccgtcggcgacggcgcgcgtGAAGGACACTTCCTCGCCAGATTCATGCCTCCCCTCGCAGGATCTCCGCCGCCCACTtgccccacggccgccgccgcaccccgtcCTCGCTGTCGCTTCTCGACCCAGTCCCCGCCACGGCAAGGAGCTCGCACCCGCCGGCGCCCTCGCCTCCCCGCTGGCGTTGGGCGGACTAGGGTCCATCGCTCGTACAATAAGCAGCTGCCTCCGGCCTCCTTGGCATGCTGCGGGTGCCGCCCCTGCCTGTTCGCGCCTCCTCATCGGCGTTGCGTGGGGCCACACTCCAGCGAGGacgtggccgccggcggcctccctGGCAGGCCGCGGGCGCCACCCCCGCTACACGGCCGCCTTCCACTCCGACATTCCAG TTTTATGGTGTATGTTTGGTGAAGAGGAGATCCAGGAAGGCTTGAATCTGGAGGCTGAATTTTTGCTATGA
- the LOC120643755 gene encoding formin-like protein 20 isoform X1 translates to MILPHMKLFCLRDLLYPPDVPTLAIALTSSPSCMNPRSCSHLFLPLPLFLSFFASPPSGRGVHLPPPLAGEPRVRRPDDRLSVGPFASRLSRPGRRGLRPPAPPPTTANSTLRSQSPSATTPRSRTTLLKDAPRQDHASPRRISAAHSPQRPPPHPVGDGAREGHFLARFMPPLAGSPPPTCPTAAAAPRPRCRFSTQSPPRQGARTRRRPRLPAGVGRTRVHRSYNKQLPPASLACCGCRPCLFAPPHRRCVGPHSSEDVAAGGLPGRPRAPPPLHGRLPLRHSRKWILTTLMDTATKHHSHHEAAVGDKTGRRC, encoded by the exons ATGATTCTGCCTCATATGAAATTATTTTGTCTCCGCGATCTTCTTTACCCGCCCGATGTACCCACCCTCGCGATTGCATTAACCTCCAGTCCGTCCTGCATGAATCCGCGATCTTGTTCCcatctctttctccctctccctctgttTCTTTCCTTCTTCGCATCCCCTCCCAGCGGGCGTGGCGTCCACCTCCCGCCGCCACTCGCGGGTGAGCCACGCGTCCGGCGACCGGACGACCGCTTGAGCGTGGGTCCTTTTGCGTCCCGGCTATCGCGGCCCGGGCGGCGGGGTCTGCGGCCCCCTGCCCCACCGCCGACTACGGCGAATTCCACGCTCAGGAGCCAGAGCCCGAGCGCGACAACGCCGAGGAGCAGGACGACACTCTTGAAGGACGCGCCTCGCCAGGATCATGCCTCCCCTCGTAGGATCTCCGCCGCCCACTCGCCccaacggccgccgccgcaccccgtcggcgacggcgcgcgtGAAGGACACTTCCTCGCCAGATTCATGCCTCCCCTCGCAGGATCTCCGCCGCCCACTtgccccacggccgccgccgcaccccgtcCTCGCTGTCGCTTCTCGACCCAGTCCCCGCCACGGCAAGGAGCTCGCACCCGCCGGCGCCCTCGCCTCCCCGCTGGCGTTGGGCGGACTAGGGTCCATCGCTCGTACAATAAGCAGCTGCCTCCGGCCTCCTTGGCATGCTGCGGGTGCCGCCCCTGCCTGTTCGCGCCTCCTCATCGGCGTTGCGTGGGGCCACACTCCAGCGAGGacgtggccgccggcggcctccctGGCAGGCCGCGGGCGCCACCCCCGCTACACGGCCGCCTTCCACTCCGACATTCCAG GAAGTGGATTCTCACAACCCTGATGGACACAGCCACTAAGCATCATAGCCACCATGAAGCAGCAGTTGGGGACAAAACTGGAAGGAGATGCTAA